The bacterium BMS3Abin08 genome contains a region encoding:
- the resA_1 gene encoding thiol-disulfide oxidoreductase ResA produces MKILHLHVILLIIFLGTAQIAYAAHAGKIQDFSLPGIDGRVYRLSDFKGKVVIVNFWATWCAACVEEMPSLNRLYGQFRDRGLVVLGISVDRTGEKVKSFLKKHPVDYPVLLDQKGEVFVGKYTIQGLPATYLVDQEGFLREEAKGKIDFLSDTFRGKVELLLKGGDGR; encoded by the coding sequence ATGAAGATCCTACATTTACATGTCATCTTACTTATTATTTTCCTCGGTACCGCCCAAATCGCTTATGCCGCGCATGCGGGGAAGATTCAGGATTTTTCATTACCGGGTATTGACGGCCGGGTGTACAGGCTTTCGGATTTTAAGGGGAAGGTGGTTATAGTTAACTTCTGGGCCACGTGGTGTGCGGCCTGTGTCGAGGAGATGCCTTCGCTTAACCGTCTGTACGGGCAGTTTCGTGACAGGGGTCTTGTTGTACTCGGTATTTCCGTAGACCGTACCGGGGAGAAGGTGAAGTCCTTTCTTAAAAAACACCCCGTTGACTATCCGGTCCTCCTTGATCAAAAAGGAGAGGTTTTTGTCGGAAAGTACACTATCCAGGGGCTCCCTGCTACCTATCTGGTTGATCAGGAGGGGTTCCTCCGGGAAGAGGCAAAGGGAAAGATCGATTTTCTTTCCGATACATTCAGAGGGAAGGTGGAACTTCTTTTAAAGGGAGGTGACGGAAGATGA
- the fieF gene encoding ferrous-iron efflux pump FieF, which produces MKKTNAALLSIISNTALVLLKGTAGLITGSVSVLSEALNSATDIVASVMAFLSVRKAEKPADPDHPYGHGKFENMSGLVESIIIVLGAFFIMYEGVKRAISGEPLSVPLLGISVMAVSATVKFSVSSVLHRVALKTDSIALEAGAKNQRMDVYSNLAVLLGLILVTLTGIYFIDTILAFVVSILIMSEAFSIARRSASGLLDISLPENELNVIKETLDSLGAQIKAYHELRTRKAGSERHIDLHLTVCRDERIEDTHRTMDIIEAALSRRLPGCKVIIHPEPCTHFTEKCPAECYWKQVKKG; this is translated from the coding sequence ATGAAAAAGACTAACGCCGCTTTACTGTCCATAATATCAAACACGGCACTTGTGCTTCTGAAGGGAACTGCCGGGCTGATAACGGGAAGTGTCAGTGTCCTTTCAGAGGCATTAAACAGCGCAACCGATATAGTTGCCTCTGTGATGGCCTTTCTCAGTGTCAGGAAGGCCGAAAAACCCGCTGACCCCGACCACCCCTATGGCCACGGGAAGTTTGAGAACATGAGCGGTCTCGTGGAGTCCATTATTATCGTCCTCGGTGCCTTCTTTATTATGTATGAGGGGGTAAAGAGGGCAATTTCCGGAGAGCCCCTGTCGGTTCCGCTATTAGGCATTTCTGTAATGGCGGTTTCAGCAACAGTGAAATTTTCCGTATCATCCGTCCTTCACAGGGTGGCGCTGAAGACCGACTCCATTGCCCTCGAGGCAGGGGCAAAGAACCAGAGGATGGATGTTTACAGTAACCTGGCGGTTCTTCTTGGCCTCATCCTCGTGACCTTAACAGGCATCTATTTTATAGATACCATCCTTGCATTCGTTGTTTCGATACTGATCATGTCGGAGGCCTTCTCCATCGCCAGGAGATCAGCAAGCGGTCTCCTGGATATCTCTCTTCCGGAGAATGAGCTGAATGTAATTAAAGAGACCCTTGATTCGTTAGGTGCCCAAATCAAGGCCTATCATGAGTTGCGGACAAGAAAGGCCGGGAGCGAACGGCACATAGACCTTCATTTGACGGTTTGCAGGGATGAGAGGATCGAGGATACCCACCGGACCATGGACATCATAGAAGCTGCTCTCTCCAGGAGGCTGCCTGGCTGCAAGGTAATTATCCATCCCGAACCATGCACACACTTTACTGAAAAGTGTCCTGCCGAGTGTTACTGGAAGCAGGTCAAAAAGGGATAA